One genomic region from Quercus robur chromosome 4, dhQueRobu3.1, whole genome shotgun sequence encodes:
- the LOC126721385 gene encoding uncharacterized protein LOC126721385: MEELSQRWQKLSLTDTEGTKFDLSKEKQSSEFVLAGKFFTRRAINTEAFAKTFRPLWRTRRNFKIRAAGDNIALFAFELEADVKKVLHGEPWMYDRYLVALERYDGLKPANELSFCKTAFWIQIHDLPFSLLTREVALSLRATLGTLIKPVDNLEMRGGNFVRVCVVVDISKPLSRGRMVSWDQDTEGWVSYRHERLPNLCYWCDSLTHDDKDCMVWLNNEGSLSMEDQQYRPWLWTPQFNRAKKLVVEVLGFDKPKSGRA, encoded by the coding sequence ATGGAGGAGCTTTCCCAACGGTGGCAAAAACTCTCATTAACAGATACGGAGGGAACCAAGTTCGATTTGTCTAAGGAAAAGCAATCATCGGAATTTGTTCTTGCGGGGAAGTTCTTTACCCGAAGAGCGATTAACACTGAGGCTTTTGCAAAAACGTTCCGCCCCTTATGGAGAACACGACGAAACTTCAAGATAAGGGCAGCCGGCGATAACATAGCACTCTTCGCATTTGAGTTAGAAGCAGACGTAAAGAAGGTATTGCATGGAGAGCCGTGGATGTATGATAGGTATCTGGTGGCGTTAGAACGATACGATGGCCTGAAGCCGGCGAATGAACTCAGTTTTTGCAAAACAGCTTTTTGGATACAGATCCATGACCTCCCTTTCTCTCTATTGACAAGGGAGGTTGCTTTGAGTTTAAGGGCGACGCTGGGCACATTGATCAAACCCGTGGATAATTTAGAGATGCGAGGAGGAAATTTTGTACGGGTATGTGTAGTGGTGGATATCTCAAAGCCATTAAGTAGGGGGCGGATGGTGTCATGGGATCAAGACACGGAAGGATGGGTTTCATACCGACACGAGAGGCTACCAAATCTGTGTTATTGGTGCGATAGCCTCACTCACGATGACAAAGACTGCATGGTGTGGCTTAACAATGAAGGAAGCCTCTCCATGGAGGACCAGCAATACAGACCATGGCTCTGGACTCCTCAGTTTAACAGAGCAAAGAAGTTAGTTGTGGAGGTTCTTGGTTTTGACAAACCAAAGAGTGGTAGAGCTTAA